A stretch of DNA from Silvanigrella paludirubra:
TCCATGGATCAATTGGTGGATGATCTATCTCTGCTGTTCCTTTAGTAATAGGCCATTGCAATTGAAGTTTCTCATATGTTGTCTTAAAATTTTCTTCACCTTTTTTTTGTTCATAAACTCGGATATTAGGTAAAGAATATTCTTGAGGCATAAGCGCTGGCCAATAACTAACCACATCGGAAATCATAGGAGCACCGCCTGTAACGGCAACACCAGCAGGACCACTTAAAATCATACTAGGTAACAATTTTCTAAACACATTCAATTTATCTTTGTTGCTATCTCGAACAGTTAATTTAAGAAGAATTTCAATAGCATCATGTTTTTTAAGCATTCCTTTATGAGTACTATCATCACCAACATATTCTGTATTTTTAAATTGAACAGTTGAAGAAAAACCTGCTTTTATTAATTCGCTTTCTAAACGAATCCAAAATACTTTTGCAAACATTTCTGCTTTTGCACGAACATCAGGCCCCGAAATAATTAAAGTACCAGAACATTTACAACCATCTTCATATGCAATGCTTACTTTTAAAAGATCGGTTGGTTTTCTTCCTATTATTCCAGAAACTTTTACTCTTTCTGGTGAACTTGGTGTTATTTGAATTGAAGAAAAATCAGCAATGACATCAGGAGTAATATAACTTTGAGGTGTTCCCATTTCATAAAGTAACTGTTCACGAACGGTTTGGCAGCTAATGTAACCACCTGTATTAGGATGTTTAGTTACGTAAAAAGAACCATCTTCGTAGCATTCAACAATAGGAAATCCAATATCAATAAAACTTGGTACTTTTTGCCAATCTGTAAAATTACCACCCGAAGCTTGTGCACCACATTCAATTATATGTCCTGCAACAATTCCATGGGCTAATTTATCATATTCATCTATTTTCCATTTAAATTCATACATCATGGCTGCAAGAGTAATTCCTGTATCAGTTACTCGCCCACATAAAACAATATCAGGTTCATTTTTTAAAGCTTCTGCTACAGGTAACGCACCAAAATAAGCGTTTGCACATAGTACTTTGTCTGCATAACTTGCAAAATTTTCTCCTGTTTCCATATTTTTAAAATCAACGCCATTATTTCTTAAATTTGGTATTGCATTTAATATGTCATCACCATCAATAACAGCGACTTTTAAATGTAGATTTTTTTTCCTTGCAAGAGTGAATAAAGCTTCGGCACATGAACGAGGATTTACACCTCCCGCATTTGTGATGATCTTTATTTTACGTTTAAGACATTCTTCAATGATAGGATCTAATGCAGAAATAAAATCTCGAGCATAACCTGCTTGAGGATCTTTTGCTCTTTGTTTTTGAAGAATACTCATTGTTACTTCTGCTAAAAAATCTATAGAAATATAATCTAGTTTCATTTCTCCATAAATTTGTCTTCGTAATGCATAAGGATCATCGCCCCAATATCCACCAGCATTTGCAATTCGAATAAACTCTTTTTTTGACATAAACAATTCTCCAGAAATGAAAAAATTTACATTCTAAAAATACCGGTATTGGTTTCTTCTATAGGAGTATTTAAGGTAACAGCTAAACTTGATGCAATAACAGCACGTGTATTACACATTTCAATTACACCATCATCCCAAAGCCGTGCTGATGCATAATAAGGATGGCCTTCTTTTTCGTATTTTTGACGGATAGGCGCAGCAATTTCTTCAACTTGAGAGTTTGTTAATTCTTTATTTTCGCGAGCAAGTTGATCTTTTTTTACGGTGACCATAACTTGAGATGCTTGTTCACCACCCATTACTGAAATTCGACTAGACGGCCATGTCCATAAAAAACGTGGAGAATAGGCTCTGCCACACATTCCATAATTTCCAGCTCCATAGGAGCCGCCTAATAATAAAGTAATTTTTGGTACTTTAGCAGTCGCAACAGCATGAACCATTTTCGCACCATCTTTTGCAATGCCAGAGCGTTCATATTGAGAACCAACCATAAAACCTGTAATATTTTGCAAAAATACCAATGGAATTTTTTCTTTTGTGCATAACTCAATAAAATGAGTTACTTTAAGAGCACTTTCGCTAAATAAAACTCCATTATTTGCAATAATACCACAGGGAATTCCTTCAATATTTGCAAACCCTGTAACAATTGTAGGAGCATATCTTTCTTTAAATTCGAAAAAACGGCTTCCATCAACTAAACGAGCAATGACTTCTTTAATATCAATTTGTCTACGTAAATCTTTAGGCCAAATCCCTAAAATTTCATCAGGATCATACAAGGGACTTTCAAATGATTTTATTTTTAAATCAGCTTGTTTTCTATTGCCTAAATTTTCAATTATATTTTTTAAAATAAAAATAGCGTGAGAATCATTTTCAGCAAAATGATCTGCCACGCCGCTCATTTCCGTATGAACTTTAGCACCGCCTAAAAATTCTGCAGTGACATCTTCTCCAGTGGCTGCTTTTACTAGAGGAGGTCCGCCTAAAAATATTGTTCCTGTTTTATTAACAATGATTGTTTGATCACTCATTGCTGGAACGTATGCACCGCCAGCTGTACAAGAACCCATAACAACAGCAATTTGCGGAATACCTTGAGCACTCATCATAGCTTGATTATAAAAAATACGGCCAAAGTGTTCTTTATCAGGAAAAACTTCTGCTTGCATGGGAAGAAAAGCTCCCCCGCTATCCACTAAATATATGCAGGGTAACTTATTTTCTAATGCAATTTCCTGTGCGCGAAGGTGTTTCTTTACCGTTA
This window harbors:
- a CDS encoding acyclic terpene utilization AtuA family protein; translation: MSKKEFIRIANAGGYWGDDPYALRRQIYGEMKLDYISIDFLAEVTMSILQKQRAKDPQAGYARDFISALDPIIEECLKRKIKIITNAGGVNPRSCAEALFTLARKKNLHLKVAVIDGDDILNAIPNLRNNGVDFKNMETGENFASYADKVLCANAYFGALPVAEALKNEPDIVLCGRVTDTGITLAAMMYEFKWKIDEYDKLAHGIVAGHIIECGAQASGGNFTDWQKVPSFIDIGFPIVECYEDGSFYVTKHPNTGGYISCQTVREQLLYEMGTPQSYITPDVIADFSSIQITPSSPERVKVSGIIGRKPTDLLKVSIAYEDGCKCSGTLIISGPDVRAKAEMFAKVFWIRLESELIKAGFSSTVQFKNTEYVGDDSTHKGMLKKHDAIEILLKLTVRDSNKDKLNVFRKLLPSMILSGPAGVAVTGGAPMISDVVSYWPALMPQEYSLPNIRVYEQKKGEENFKTTYEKLQLQWPITKGTAEIDHPPIDPWNPSLISTMSTSRPIRVCLMEIAHARSGDKGDTVNIGLIGRSPECYVWLRENITSEKVNDWFHSLCKGNVHRYLVPNLWAINFLLEESLGGGGTMSLQIDAQGKTFSQALLRCEVDIPETLLATIIPENKACAGELVRRNAL
- a CDS encoding carboxyl transferase domain-containing protein, producing MTFIKSQISLLSEDYKQNYIHNKDICSKLNKLQESIRLGGGEKARERHQSQSKMFVRDRIKNICDPGSPFLEVGMLAAHEVYDDNVPSAGVVAGIAQVSGRMSMIIGNDATVKGGTYYPLTVKKHLRAQEIALENKLPCIYLVDSGGAFLPMQAEVFPDKEHFGRIFYNQAMMSAQGIPQIAVVMGSCTAGGAYVPAMSDQTIIVNKTGTIFLGGPPLVKAATGEDVTAEFLGGAKVHTEMSGVADHFAENDSHAIFILKNIIENLGNRKQADLKIKSFESPLYDPDEILGIWPKDLRRQIDIKEVIARLVDGSRFFEFKERYAPTIVTGFANIEGIPCGIIANNGVLFSESALKVTHFIELCTKEKIPLVFLQNITGFMVGSQYERSGIAKDGAKMVHAVATAKVPKITLLLGGSYGAGNYGMCGRAYSPRFLWTWPSSRISVMGGEQASQVMVTVKKDQLARENKELTNSQVEEIAAPIRQKYEKEGHPYYASARLWDDGVIEMCNTRAVIASSLAVTLNTPIEETNTGIFRM